A DNA window from Candidatus Sulfidibacterium hydrothermale contains the following coding sequences:
- a CDS encoding RHS repeat domain-containing protein: MDYQGDFQYENGVLQFIAQPEGYIYKDAMGYRYVYQYKDHLGNNRLSFMRNAGTVAIVKETNYYPFGLTHKGYNNLTTSLGSAGAKKYLYNGKELQDGFGLDWYDYGARFYDASLGRWFVVDPMASEKSWVSPYNYCQNNPILRIDPDGRFDNPIYDTKGNFLGTDDKGLQGDAIVMDKSHFKQGMKHNEAAVYNLGTDNLTKEQKDKMEQHFSSLPGRPDWDGKVTVIEALLWYNTGGGKPLYVDISKMNFKSSNLTVSDFKGKSTLRVNFFPLNTNKEALHRP; this comes from the coding sequence GTGGATTACCAGGGTGATTTTCAGTATGAGAACGGGGTTTTGCAATTTATTGCACAGCCCGAAGGCTACATTTACAAAGATGCCATGGGATACCGCTATGTGTACCAGTATAAAGACCATCTCGGTAACAACCGCCTGAGTTTCATGCGCAATGCCGGCACGGTAGCCATTGTAAAGGAAACCAATTACTACCCCTTCGGCCTCACTCACAAAGGCTACAACAACCTCACCACCTCTTTGGGCAGCGCCGGGGCGAAGAAATATCTGTATAACGGAAAAGAATTACAAGACGGCTTTGGGTTGGATTGGTACGACTATGGGGCGAGGTTTTATGATGCCAGTTTGGGCAGGTGGTTTGTGGTGGATCCAATGGCAAGCGAAAAAAGCTGGGTAAGCCCGTACAATTACTGCCAGAATAATCCTATTTTAAGAATAGACCCTGACGGCAGATTTGATAATCCTATCTATGACACCAAAGGTAATTTTTTGGGAACAGACGATAAAGGTTTACAAGGTGACGCCATTGTTATGGATAAAAGTCATTTTAAACAAGGAATGAAGCATAATGAAGCAGCGGTTTATAATTTAGGAACTGATAATTTGACAAAAGAACAAAAAGATAAAATGGAACAACATTTTTCATCTTTGCCAGGTCGTCCTGATTGGGACGGGAAAGTTACGGTTATAGAAGCGCTATTATGGTATAATACAGGAGGGGGAAAACCATTGTATGTAGATATAAGCAAAATGAATTTTAAAAGTTCTAACCTTACAGTATCTGATTTTAAAGGAAAATCTACATTACGAGTTAATTTCTTTCCATTAAACACGAACAAAGAAGCATTACATAGACCATGA
- a CDS encoding DUF3024 domain-containing protein encodes MTKATIDINESKIKQYVESLRSENQEIRTQLDFGYSYDGKIVEIYEIRPLWNNPAETQNIPFVKIRFYKSKQLWNLYWMRASGKWELYEPFSKSTCIDKIIGVIREDKHGCFFG; translated from the coding sequence ATGACAAAAGCAACAATCGATATTAACGAATCAAAAATAAAACAGTACGTGGAATCTCTAAGATCTGAAAATCAAGAGATTCGTACTCAACTTGATTTTGGATATTCTTATGACGGAAAGATTGTTGAAATTTATGAGATCAGACCTTTGTGGAACAATCCGGCGGAAACACAAAATATTCCCTTTGTAAAAATTAGATTTTATAAGTCAAAACAATTATGGAATTTATATTGGATGCGAGCAAGTGGGAAATGGGAACTTTACGAACCTTTCTCGAAATCAACTTGCATAGATAAAATCATTGGAGTAATTAGGGAAGATAAACACGGTTGTTTTTTTGGTTAA
- a CDS encoding IS3 family transposase — MNRKEEISVKRQCELLEVNRSSFYYVPRQEGSYNQELMKLIDKQYMKTPFYGVMRMTTYLRNIGYPVNAKRVRRLYRLMDLQAIGPRPNTSKPHKGEGHTVFPYLLRNLEITHSNQVWAMDITYVPVGNGYMYLFAIIDLYSRYIVGWSLSNTMTTQWCKQTLEQAIKDHGKPKMINTDQGSQFTATEFTEFVTGKGITFSMDGKGRAIDNIFIERFWRNIKYEKLYLEPSEDGLELYEKIKDYIEFYNTQRPHQSLAYKMPVKVFKQAA, encoded by the coding sequence GTGAACAGGAAAGAAGAAATAAGCGTCAAACGGCAATGCGAACTTTTAGAAGTAAACCGCAGCAGCTTCTACTATGTTCCCCGACAAGAGGGTTCTTACAATCAGGAACTGATGAAGCTGATAGACAAGCAATACATGAAAACACCTTTTTATGGAGTCATGCGCATGACCACCTATCTGCGAAACATAGGGTATCCGGTCAATGCCAAACGCGTACGACGATTGTACCGGCTTATGGATTTGCAAGCCATCGGCCCACGTCCAAATACGAGCAAGCCCCATAAGGGGGAAGGCCATACGGTATTTCCCTATTTGTTGCGGAATTTAGAAATAACCCATTCCAACCAGGTCTGGGCGATGGATATTACCTATGTTCCCGTTGGCAACGGTTATATGTACCTTTTTGCCATCATAGACCTTTACAGCAGGTATATCGTAGGGTGGTCATTGTCGAATACCATGACAACCCAATGGTGCAAACAGACTTTGGAGCAAGCCATAAAGGATCATGGCAAACCTAAAATGATTAATACCGATCAGGGAAGCCAGTTTACAGCAACAGAATTTACGGAGTTTGTAACCGGTAAGGGGATTACTTTCAGTATGGATGGTAAAGGTCGAGCCATAGATAATATTTTTATAGAGAGGTTTTGGAGAAACATAAAATACGAAAAGTTATATTTGGAACCATCGGAAGACGGACTGGAATTATATGAGAAAATTAAAGATTACATAGAGTTCTACAACACGCAAAGACCCCATCAGTCATTAGCGTATAAAATGCCTGTAAAAGTGTTCAAACAGGCTGCTTAG
- a CDS encoding transposase, translating into MKKRKKYTSRFKTKVVLEALQERETIQELGRKYGLHPNQISTWKSQFLSSASSVFEKGTKKEDVEKEKEALFKKVGQLQMEVDFLKKVLGK; encoded by the coding sequence ATGAAAAAGAGAAAAAAGTACACATCAAGGTTCAAAACGAAAGTAGTATTGGAAGCCCTGCAGGAAAGAGAAACGATTCAGGAACTGGGGAGGAAATACGGATTACACCCGAATCAGATTTCTACCTGGAAGAGCCAGTTTTTATCATCAGCATCATCGGTATTTGAAAAGGGTACTAAGAAAGAAGATGTTGAAAAAGAGAAAGAAGCCCTGTTTAAGAAAGTAGGCCAACTGCAAATGGAAGTTGACTTCTTAAAAAAAGTGTTGGGGAAATAG
- a CDS encoding agmatine deiminase family protein — protein MITDFETNTIYFSERLKTDKRFTKTFKEITSVLKSIGIEPKLLPKTKDIWARDYMPIQVTKEKFIEYRYDPDYLQKAEKGYRNLKSYPDIVCDLIQLTTEKSDIILDGGNVVKSNNCLILTDKVVVENRLSYSKTELIKKLKRIFKVEKIILIPWDKKERFGHSDGVLRFINSNTVLISEIYEYDTKLLYNTPQKLDNELS, from the coding sequence ATGATAACCGACTTCGAAACAAATACAATTTATTTTTCTGAACGATTAAAGACAGATAAAAGATTTACTAAAACATTTAAAGAAATCACAAGTGTTTTAAAATCAATAGGAATAGAGCCAAAATTATTACCAAAAACAAAAGATATTTGGGCAAGAGACTACATGCCTATTCAAGTAACAAAAGAAAAATTTATTGAATATCGGTATGACCCTGATTATCTTCAAAAAGCAGAGAAAGGTTATAGAAATTTAAAATCATATCCAGATATTGTTTGTGATTTGATTCAACTTACCACAGAAAAATCCGATATAATTCTTGATGGCGGGAATGTTGTAAAATCTAACAATTGTTTAATATTAACTGATAAAGTTGTTGTTGAAAATAGATTGTCATATTCTAAGACAGAATTAATTAAGAAACTGAAAAGAATATTTAAAGTTGAAAAAATAATATTGATACCTTGGGATAAAAAAGAAAGATTTGGTCATTCAGATGGAGTATTAAGATTTATAAATAGCAATACTGTTTTAATTAGTGAGATTTACGAATATGACACAAAACTCTTGTATAATACACCCCAAAAACTGGACAACGAGTTAAGTTAG
- a CDS encoding agmatine deiminase family protein — protein MNKRNKRNWAYINFLQTKDLILLPKFEIDEDEQALEQIKRYYPDYAENDRIAQINMTKIVKYGGALNCITWTIKDWK, from the coding sequence GTGAATAAAAGAAATAAACGAAATTGGGCATATATTAATTTCCTTCAAACGAAAGATTTGATTCTTTTACCAAAATTTGAAATAGATGAAGATGAACAAGCGTTAGAACAAATAAAAAGATACTATCCTGATTATGCTGAAAATGATAGAATTGCTCAAATTAATATGACAAAAATTGTTAAATATGGCGGAGCATTAAATTGCATTACTTGGACAATAAAAGATTGGAAATGA
- a CDS encoding XRE family transcriptional regulator, translating to MARINVNINPDILLWARQEAGYSIDEVAVKLSVDPERYKNWERKGQDIPFGKLQNLATYYKRQIAVFFLPKVPVKIKKPKDFRNLSPTDSFLSKEVLLTLRRSAHLQRIAKDLEGENYWNKKLLWLNEIEKIKNEKDIITRLRKLIGIDIDQQLKWKSESEAYRNWRTSIEDKLGILVFQFSMPIEELQGFCMTDNLPYIIVTNSNHSYTGRIFTIFHELAHIIRHQSGMCLVDKVEQNQKEEWACNTFAGSFLAPIKTIVPTDNLKEIETYSRKLKVSREVYLRRLKEEGLLPDVKFYALLDKIKATYKKKPKTKGFVLPEVKSRASRGETFYNIVFEAIGTNRINYTDAAHALGLRVSRLINEI from the coding sequence ATGGCAAGAATTAATGTAAATATTAACCCTGATATTTTGCTTTGGGCAAGACAAGAAGCTGGCTACAGCATTGATGAAGTGGCTGTAAAGCTTTCTGTTGACCCTGAACGCTATAAAAATTGGGAAAGGAAAGGTCAAGATATTCCTTTTGGTAAATTGCAAAATCTTGCCACTTATTATAAAAGGCAAATTGCTGTTTTCTTTTTACCTAAAGTTCCTGTTAAAATTAAAAAACCCAAAGACTTTAGAAACCTTTCTCCTACTGACAGTTTTCTTTCCAAAGAAGTATTACTCACATTGAGGAGAAGTGCGCATTTACAAAGAATAGCTAAAGACTTGGAAGGTGAAAACTATTGGAATAAAAAGTTACTCTGGCTAAATGAGATTGAAAAGATTAAAAATGAAAAAGACATTATTACCAGATTAAGAAAATTGATAGGAATAGACATAGACCAACAATTAAAATGGAAATCTGAAAGTGAAGCATATAGAAATTGGCGAACATCCATTGAAGATAAACTCGGAATTTTAGTTTTCCAATTTTCCATGCCAATTGAAGAGTTACAAGGTTTCTGTATGACAGATAATTTGCCATACATTATTGTAACCAACAGCAATCACAGCTACACCGGTCGTATTTTTACAATATTTCATGAATTGGCTCATATAATACGTCATCAATCGGGTATGTGTTTGGTTGACAAAGTTGAACAAAATCAAAAAGAAGAATGGGCGTGTAATACATTTGCTGGAAGTTTCCTTGCCCCAATAAAAACCATAGTTCCAACTGACAATTTAAAAGAAATAGAGACTTATTCCAGAAAACTGAAAGTAAGTCGTGAAGTATATCTCCGTAGATTAAAAGAAGAAGGTTTATTGCCTGATGTAAAATTCTATGCGTTACTTGACAAAATAAAAGCAACATATAAGAAAAAACCAAAAACTAAAGGATTTGTTTTACCCGAAGTAAAAAGTAGAGCATCCAGAGGCGAAACATTTTATAACATAGTTTTTGAAGCAATTGGTACAAATCGAATTAATTACACTGATGCTGCTCATGCACTCGGTTTAAGGGTAAGTAGGTTAATCAATGAAATCTGA
- a CDS encoding DUF4411 family protein, which produces MKSDAREIYCIDASAFITMHRFYPLRLMPDLWRYLEELFEKKKILSHQIVFDEIVPKSGKKDELAQWLTAFRANFISTSQRQLELVPDVLSNFPKLIDPESEKDQADPWMVTMLIEIMEQDGMFGDQSNYVMVTTESEKRATRLPAACRHYNIRHMNLFQFFEANGFEFTVKKI; this is translated from the coding sequence ATGAAATCTGATGCAAGAGAAATATATTGTATTGATGCGAGTGCATTTATTACTATGCATCGGTTTTATCCTTTACGATTAATGCCTGATTTATGGAGGTATTTAGAGGAACTTTTTGAAAAAAAGAAAATTTTATCACATCAGATTGTTTTCGACGAAATAGTACCAAAATCCGGGAAAAAAGATGAGCTTGCACAATGGTTAACAGCTTTTAGAGCAAATTTCATTTCTACATCCCAAAGGCAATTGGAACTCGTTCCTGATGTCTTAAGTAATTTCCCAAAGTTAATCGATCCTGAATCTGAAAAAGATCAAGCTGATCCTTGGATGGTTACTATGCTAATTGAAATAATGGAACAAGACGGAATGTTTGGGGACCAGTCAAATTATGTAATGGTAACTACCGAAAGTGAAAAAAGAGCAACGAGGTTGCCTGCAGCATGCAGACATTATAATATTCGACACATGAATTTATTTCAATTTTTTGAGGCAAATGGTTTTGAGTTCACAGTAAAGAAGATATAA
- a CDS encoding DNA-deoxyinosine glycosylase, translated as MEIKEVNRNIPEDRENSNERFRVRYKDKSKFDLLVVNICRIKTNEIQAFSFKSSDLPDKDSIHFSTSINNGKFQVDWKGISSSPKTKKKIIDKVPEKKKPVTETNTVQIESFKPIVGKNPKVLILGTMPGKDSLRLNEYYANSRNVFWKIIYELHNSEIQYDYESKTEFLKQNGISIWDVCHKANRESSLDSDIKNEVPNELNDFLKANPSIKIIAFNGQKAEKLYDKYFERFDGINYMTLLSTSPANASYSFQEKIDNWNKIIKPSS; from the coding sequence ATGGAGATAAAAGAAGTTAATAGGAATATTCCAGAAGACAGGGAAAATTCAAATGAACGATTTAGAGTTCGCTACAAAGATAAAAGCAAATTTGATCTTTTAGTAGTTAACATCTGTCGTATAAAAACCAATGAAATTCAGGCTTTCAGTTTCAAATCTTCAGATTTACCAGACAAGGATTCAATACATTTTTCAACTTCGATTAACAATGGAAAATTTCAGGTTGATTGGAAAGGAATATCTTCTTCTCCTAAAACTAAAAAGAAAATAATAGACAAAGTTCCTGAAAAGAAAAAACCTGTAACTGAAACGAATACAGTTCAAATTGAATCTTTTAAGCCAATTGTCGGCAAGAATCCCAAAGTCCTCATTCTTGGCACTATGCCAGGAAAGGATTCATTACGACTAAATGAATATTATGCAAATTCAAGAAATGTATTCTGGAAAATAATTTATGAATTGCATAACTCAGAGATTCAGTACGATTATGAATCTAAGACTGAATTTTTAAAACAAAATGGAATATCAATCTGGGATGTTTGCCACAAAGCAAATCGAGAATCAAGTTTAGATTCCGATATTAAGAATGAAGTACCAAACGAATTAAATGACTTTTTAAAAGCGAATCCATCAATAAAAATAATTGCATTTAATGGACAAAAAGCAGAAAAGTTATATGACAAATACTTTGAAAGATTTGACGGAATAAATTACATGACTTTGCTTTCAACAAGTCCAGCGAATGCATCATATTCCTTTCAAGAAAAAATAGATAATTGGAACAAGATAATAAAGCCCAGCTCATAA
- a CDS encoding metallophosphoesterase, which translates to MILQYASDLHLEFPENKEYIKQNPLKPLGEILVLAGDIVPFAAMNQQRDFFDFVSKNFKYTFWVPGNHEYYHFDVKNKCGTFHEKIRDNVFLVNNTTVIHEDVKFIFSTLWSKIRPVYQWQIERGMSDFHVIKYAGHRFSAERFNELHDESLQFIEQELNKKHSGKTVIVTHHVPTFLNYPEDYKNSILNDAFAVELFDLIDAKGPNYWIYGHNHHNPADFTIGKTKLLTNQLGYVKYNEHSAFNSTKNIKIA; encoded by the coding sequence ATGATTTTACAATACGCATCAGACCTGCATCTGGAATTTCCCGAAAACAAGGAATATATTAAACAAAACCCGTTGAAACCTTTGGGTGAAATACTGGTGCTGGCCGGCGACATCGTGCCGTTTGCAGCCATGAACCAACAGCGTGATTTTTTTGATTTTGTTTCCAAAAATTTCAAATACACTTTTTGGGTTCCGGGAAACCACGAATATTATCATTTCGATGTAAAAAACAAATGCGGAACATTTCATGAAAAAATAAGAGACAACGTCTTTCTGGTCAACAACACAACAGTTATCCATGAAGATGTAAAATTTATCTTTTCTACTTTGTGGTCAAAAATCAGACCGGTCTATCAGTGGCAAATTGAAAGGGGGATGAGTGATTTCCATGTCATAAAATATGCCGGACACCGCTTTTCTGCGGAAAGGTTTAATGAGCTGCACGATGAAAGCTTGCAATTTATTGAGCAGGAACTAAATAAAAAACATTCAGGAAAGACAGTGATAGTTACACATCATGTGCCTACCTTTTTGAATTACCCTGAAGACTATAAAAACAGCATTCTAAACGATGCCTTTGCCGTAGAACTTTTTGATTTAATCGATGCAAAAGGGCCAAACTACTGGATATACGGTCATAATCACCATAATCCGGCAGACTTTACTATTGGCAAAACAAAGCTGTTGACCAATCAACTGGGGTATGTAAAGTATAATGAACACTCTGCATTTAACAGCACTAAAAATATAAAGATAGCATAA
- a CDS encoding PLDc N-terminal domain-containing protein has translation MNYLMIVFLLLILALEFWALIDLTRSRFKTPIMRTVYLLIVLFFPVLGTIAYFLTKKSVTTKESRRFQPEFKS, from the coding sequence ATGAACTACTTAATGATTGTATTTTTATTGCTAATACTGGCACTGGAATTTTGGGCATTGATTGACCTGACAAGATCCCGGTTTAAAACCCCGATCATGCGAACGGTTTACTTGCTCATCGTTTTGTTTTTTCCGGTGCTTGGGACAATAGCCTACTTCCTGACAAAAAAAAGCGTCACAACCAAAGAATCCAGGAGGTTTCAGCCGGAATTTAAGTCGTAA